The nucleotide window GCATCGTCGATGACGGGCCGGGCTATCCGCCGCAGCTGTTCGGCCGGCTGGGTGATCCCTTCACCCGCCGCCGCCGGACCGAAGAAGACCGGGCACGGCGCCCCGAATATGAAGGGATGGGGCTTGGACTCTTCATCGCCAAGACCTTGCTCGAACGGACCGGTGCCGAGTTGACCTTCGCCAATGCTGCCGACCCGTTCCTGACGGCGGACGAACGTCCGCAGCGCTGCGGCGCAATCGTCGAGGTGATCTGGCCACGCGACCGGATCGCCGCACCCGAAAGCGGCCCGCTTGGTGACAATCTTCGGATTGAAAGCTGAGCGCCCCGCTCCGCGCAACTCGGCTTAAGGTTGTGCAGATTTCCTCCGCATCCGCGAAAGTTAACGCTACGTTAACTTTTAGCTCCAAGACTGATGAAGCGTCCCCAGCAGCCCCCAATCGGGAAAGCCAGGTAAAAAGATGCCACCCAACTGGGCGTTTGCCCTTATTCTCGTCGTCACTTCGGTCGGATCGGCCTTTGCCGCATTGGCGTTGCTCTCCGCCCTGACACCTCGGCGTGGTCCACCGCGCAAACTAGCCGAGGTGGAGCCGGTAATGGAGGAGGCGGTTTTTCTGTTTGACGACCAAGCGCTGATCGACGCCACCGCCCCGGCCCGCGCCCTGATTGAGGCGACGCCGCTCCACGGCAGCGACTGGGCCCGGCTTTGCGCCTTCCTCGGTCCGCAGTTCGAGCGGTTCGAGTCAGAAATGGCACGCCTCTCCGAGCGCGGCGCCATAGAACTGAAGGGAGGCGGCCCAGCCCCGTTGCGCCTGAAGGCAGAGCTGATTTCCGGTCTGGCGCGGATCACGCTCTCGGACCCCGAAGCCGAGGGACAAGGCCGGATGGTCGATGCGCTGAGCCTTCGTGCGATGGAGGACGAACTGGCCGGCCTGCGCGAGACCGCCGACGCAATGCCGGTGCTGGCCTGGCGCCAGGACCGGCGGGGTGAGGTGGTCTGGGCGAACCGGGCCTATCTACTGCAGTCGGGGGCGCTGACCGGCGATCCCGATGACCCCTGCCTCTGGCCTTTGCCCCACCTGTTCGACCTCGGCCCCGAGGCAGCCCCGCTGCAATCGGGCGGCACCCCGCTACCCGCCCGCCGCATGCGGCTGGATCTGCCGGGACAGGACAAGCCGCTGTGGTTTGACTGCCACAGCTTCGACTCTGCCAATGGTTCGATCAGCTTCGCGCTGCCCGCCGATGCAACGGTGCGGGCGGAAACCGCCCTGCGCGAATTCGTGCAGACCCTGACGAAGACCTTCGCACATCTGCCGATCGGGCTGGCGATCTTCGACCGACAGCGGCAACTGGCATTGTTCAACCCGGCACTGATCGACCTGACGACACTTGGCCCCGATTTCCTATCGGGCCGCCCGACGCTGTTTTCCTTCCTCGACCGACTACGCGAGGCGCGGATGATCCCCGAACCCAAGGATTACCGCAGTTGGCGCCAGCAGATGGCGAAGCTGGAAAAGGCCGCCTCGACGAGCCAGTATCACGACACCTGGACCCTGCCCTCGGGCCAGACCTATCAGGTCACCGGCCGCCCACATCCCGATGGCGCCGTGGCGCTGCTGATCGAGGATATCTCGGCCGAGGTCTCGCTGACCCGCCGTTTCCGTTCGGATCTGGAAATGGGGCAGGCGGTGGTCGACAGCCTGCCCGAGGCGATCGCCGTGTTTTCGCCCGCGGGGATGCTGGTCATGTCGAACGTTGCCTATGCGCAGATGTGGGGCACCGACCCCTCGACGGCATTGGGCGAGGTTGGCGCAACCGAGTCGATGCGGCTCTGGCAGGCAGGCAGCCTGCCGAACCCGATCTGGGCCGATGCCCGCGACTTCATTTCCAGCATCGGCCCCCGCGTTGACTGGACAGGCGATGCGGTGTTGCTGACGGGCCAGCACATCGCCTGCCGGTTCCAGGCCATCGCCGGTGGCGCCACGCTGGCGGGCTTCCTGCCACAGGGCTCTGATGCAAGGCTGCCCCTTGGCCCCCGCCGCCTGCGCCGCCGCCCCGACACTACGACACCGGCCGCCGAGCCGCAAGGTTGGGGCGATTTCCCCTGCCCCGAAGACGCCGAGCAGGCGGATCGCGGGTAGGATTGGCCGCAAGACAGGCTGGCCACCCAGCCTGCTGTCCAACCGGACACGCCCTGCCAGCGCCTCGGCGCTTGCGGCTGCGGCCGGGGCGGATAAAAGTCTGGCACATGAATGATGCCCTGATAGCCTTTCCCCCTGCACAACCGGGCTCGCCCGCCGCGCCGCTTCGGTGGGTACTGCGGCTGCCCGATGCCGAGGCAACGACGGCACTTGCGCAAGGGCTTGCCCCGCGGCTGCACGCTGGCGACGTGCTGCTGCTGCAAGGCCCCATCGGCGCCGGAAAGACCCATTTTGCCCGCGCGCTGATCCAGGCGCTGCTGGCCACCGAGGGCCGGGCCGAGGATGTGCCCTCGCCCACCTTCACGCTGGTGCAGACCTATGCCGCCGCGGGGATGGAGATCTGGCATGCCGACCTCTACCGCCTGACCTCGCCCGCCGAGGCCGAGGAACTGGGGCTGGAGGATGCCTTCGCCGAGGCGCTGTGCCTGATCGAATGGCCGGACAGGCTGGGCAGCCTCGCGCCTGCCAATGCGCTGACGCTGGACTTTGCGCCCGAGCCGCAGGGCGACGGGCGGCTGCTGACGATCACCGCGACCGACCCGTGCTGGCACGCGATCCTGACCGAGGAGCCCCCGATGACCGGGCCCGCCCGCGACGCCGCCGCCTTCATCGTCGCCGCCGGCTGGGGCGATGCCGCGCGCAGCCGGCTGGCGGGCGATGCGTCGAACCGCAAGTATGACCGGCTGATCCGTGCGGATGGCACCCGCGCCGTGCTGATGGATGCCGACCCGGCCAAGGGCGAGGATGTGGCGCCGTTCCTGGCCGTGGGCCGGGCGCTGCTGCTGCGCGGGCTGACGGCGCCGGACGTGCTGGCCGAAGACCGCGCGCAGGGCTTCCTGCTGCTGGAGGATCTGGGCGACGACCTCTTCGCCCGGGTTCTCGCCCGCGATCCGGCGCAGGAGCCCGAGCTTTACGCCGCCGCGACCGATGTGCTGACCCATCTGCACGGCGCGCCGCTGCCCTTGGGCCTGCGCGCCTATGATGCTGCGCTGATGGGCAAGATGGCCGCGCTGGCGCTGGACTGGTATCTGCCGGGCGTGACCGGCGCCCGCACCGACAGCGCCGGTTTTGCGGGTCTGGTGGCGGCGCTGCGCGACAAGCTCGCACCCGGCGAGCCGGTGATGGCGCTGCGTGACTACCACGCCGAAAACCTGCTCTGGCTGCCCGGCCGCACCGGCATCGCCCGCGTCGGCCTCTTGGACTTTCAGGACGCGATGGCAGCCCCCCGCGCCTATGACCTCGTCTCGATGCTGCAAGATGCCCGCCGCGACGTGCCAGAGGCCATCGAAGCCGAGATGGTCGCCCGCTACACCGCGCAGAACCGGCTGGACCCGGACCGCTTTTGCGCGGAATACGCCTTCTGCGGCGCGCAGCGGAACCTGCGGATCATCGGCGTCTTTGCCCGGCTGTCGATGCATTACGGCAAACCGCATTATGTGGACCTGATCCCCCGGGTCTGGGGCCTGCTGCAGCGCGATCTGGCGCATCCGGCGCTGGCGGATCTGCAAGCCGCCGTCGCCGCCACCCTGCCCGCGCCGGATGCCGCCGGCCTGCAACGGATCAAGGAGCAGGCCGGATGCCACCCGCTGCGCTGATGCTCTACGCCGCCGGCTTCGGCACTCGCATGGGCGCGCTGACGGCGGATCGGCCCAAGCCGCTGATCCCGGTCGCCGGGCGCGCGCTGATCGACCATGCGCTGGCGCTGGTGCCGCCGGGGCTGCGGGTGGTGGTGAATACCCATTACCGCGCCGACCAGATCGCCGCCCATGTCGCCGGGCGCGGGCTGCTGCAGTCACACGAGCCGGACCTGCTGGAAACCGGCGGCGGCCTGCGCGCCGCGCTGCCGCTGCTGGACGCGGACCCGGTCTATACGCTGAACACCGATGCCGTCTGGACCGGGCCCAACCCGCTGGACACCCTCGCCGCCGCCTGGGATGAGATCCGGATGGACGCGCTGCTGCTGCTGGTGCCGCCCGGTCGCGCCACCGGCCACACCGGCCGCGGCGACTTTGCGATGGCGGGCGATGGCACGCTGAGCCGGGGCCGGGCTTCGTTCCCACCGTGGTATATACCGGCGCGCAGATCATCTCGCCCCGGCTGCTGGACACGGTGCCGGACCGCATCTTCTCCAGCAACCGGCTCTGGGATGCCGCCGAGGCGCGCGGCCGGCTGTTCGGCGTTCTGCATCCCGGCGGCTGGTGCGATGTCGGCCAGCCAGGCTCGCTTCCGCTGGCCGAGGCGCTGCTGGCAGGCCAGACTGGCCACGATGTTTGAGCCCTCCGCCACCCCGCGCCTGTTCGCCCTGCCCTGCGGTGCAGATTTTCCGGCGGCGCTGGTCGATGGGATGATCGCACGGATGGCGGGCCAGCCGCCCGAGGCGATGGCGCGGGCGACGCTGTACCTCAACACCCACCGGATGCTGCGCCGGGTGCGCGAGGTGTTCGGTGCCCGCGGCGCCCGGCTGCTGCCGCGGCTACGGCTGGTCACCGACCTTGGCCGCGATCCGCTGGCGGGGATGCCGCCCGCGATCCCGCCGCTGCGCCGCCGGCTGGAGCTGGCCCAACTGGTGGCGGGCCTTGTGGCGAACCAGCCCGATTTCGCGCCCGGCACTGGCATCTATGACCTTGCCGACAGCCTTGCCACCCTGATGGACGAGATGCAGGGCGAGGGCGTGGACCCGGCCGCGCTGGAGCGGCTCGACATTGGCGACCATGCCGCGCATTGGCAGCGGGCACTGGCCTTCATCCGCATCGTCGCGCGCTATTTCGACGGGTCCGAGGCGCCGGACCCGAGGCACGGCAGCGCCATGTGGCCGAGGCGCTGGTCCAGGCCTGGGCCGAGGCGCCACCCGAAGGGCCGGTGATCGTTGCCGGGTCGACGGGCTCGCGCGGGGCCACGGCGCTGTTCCTGCAGGCGGTGGCGCGGCTGCCGCAGGGCGCGGTGCTGCTGCCCGGCTTCGACTTCGACCTGCCCGATGCGGTGTGGACCGGCCTCGATGACGGCACCTTCCCGGCCGAGGATCATCCGCAATACCGCTTCTGGACGCTGACTCGCGCGCTCGGCCTCGCCCCGCGCGACGTGGCGCGGTGGAGCGAGGCGCCGGCCCCCAGCGATGCGCGCAACCGGCTGGTCTCGCTCGCGCTGCGGCCCGCGCCGGTGACGGACCAGTGGCTGACCGAGGGCGCGCGGCTGACCGACCTTGCCGGGCCACCGCAGGGCTGACCCTGATCGAGGCCCCCAATCCGCGCACCGAGGCGCTGGCGATCGCGCTGCGGCTGCGGCAGGCGGCCGAAGACGGCGTGCGCGCCGCGCTGGTCACGCCCGACCGACTGCTGGCGCGGCGGGTCGCGGCCGCGCTGGACCGCTGGGGCATCGTGCCCGACGAATCCGCGGGCCTGCCGCTGGTGCTGTCGCCGCCGGGGCGGTTCCTGCGGCATGTGGCGGCGCTGGCCGGGCAGAAACTGACGGTCGAGGCGCTGCTGACCCTGCTCAAGCACCCGCTGACCTGCTCGGGCGGCGAGGCGCGCGGCCCGCACCTGCTGTTCACCCGCGAACTGGAGTTGCATCTGCGCCGGCATGGGCCGGCCTTTCCCGCGGCGGCCGATCTGGCGAAGTGGGCCGCGAAGGGCCCCGAGGATGGGCGCGCCGCCTGGGTCGCCTGGCTTGGCGAGACCCTGAGCGGGCTGGAGGAGCTCAGCGGCGAATACCCGCTTTTAGCCTGTGTAGAGACGCTTCTGGCACGCGCCGAGGCTTTGGCCGCCGGGCCGGGCGGCTCGCCGCGCACACTCTGGGCCGAAGCCGCGGGGCGCGAGGCGGCGCGGATCCTGAGCGAGCTCAGGCGCGAGGCCCGCATGGTGGCCGCTTCTCGCCCCATGACTTCGCCGACCTGCTGGCGACGCTGCTGCAAGCCGGATCCGTTCGCACCCCCGACGCGCCGCACCCGCTGATCGCGATCTGGGGCACGCTCGAAGCACGGGTGCAGGGCGCCGATCTGGTGATCCTGGGCGGGCTGACCGATGGCGTCTGGCCCGAACTGCCGCCGCCCGATCCCTGGCTGTCGCGCAAGATGCGGGCCGAGGCGGGCTTGCTGCTACCCGAGCGCCGCGTCGGCCTTGCGGCGCATGATTTCCAGCAGGCGGTCGCGGCGCACAAGGTGGTGCTCAGCCGCGCCCTGCGCGATGCCGAGGCGGAAACCGTGCCCTCGCGCTGGCTGAACCGGCTGACCAACCTGCTGAACGGGCTGGCGTCGCAGGGCGGCCCGCAGGCGCTGGCGGCGATGCAGGCGCGGGGCGCGGCGCTGGTTGCGGATGCGCTGCGGCTGGAGGCGCCCGGGGCCCCGGCTCCCCGCGCCCATCGCCCCGCCCCGCGCCCGCCGCTGGCCCACCGCCCGCGCGAGCTTGCAGTGACCGGCATCCGCACGCTGATCCGCGATCCCTATGCCATCTACGCCCGCCATATCCTGCGGCTGCGCCCGCTGGACCCGATCGGCGCCGCGCCGGATGCACGGCTGCGCGGGCAGGCGCTGCACCTGATCGTCGAGCGCTTCATCCGCGAGCGGCCGGCAGACGAGCCCGCCGAAGCGGCCGCAGCCAGGCTGCTGGCGGTCGCCGAAGAGGTGCTGGCGGCCGAGATCCCCTGGCCCAGTGCGCAGCGGCTGTGGCGCGCGCGGCTGGCGCGCGTCGCCCCCCGCTTCCTGGCGGCAGAGGCGGGGCGCGCGGCCCGTGGCACGCCGCTGCTGATCGAGAAAAGCGGCTCTGTGACACTGCAAACGCTGCAGTTTACCCTCACCGCCCGCCCCGACCGGATCGACCTGCTGGAAGACGGAAGGGTCCATATCTACGACTACAAGACCGGCGAGCCGCCCAGCCTGAAGAAGCAGGAGCACTTTGAAAAGCAACTGCTGCTGGAGGCGGCGATGGCCGAACGCGGCGCCTTTGCGGCGCTTGGCCCGCGCGAGGTGGAGGCCGTCACCTATATCGGCCTTGGCACCGGCGCCAAGCTGGTCACCAACCCGCTGGAGGATGGCATCCTTGGCAAGACCTGGTCGGGCCTGCACCGGCTGATCGGCGGCTATCTGGTGGAGGGGCGCGGCTACACCGCCCGCCGCGCCATGTTCGAGACCCGCGATATCAGCGATTACGACCACCTCTCGCGCTATGGCGAATGGGAGCTGAGCGAGGCCGCCACGCCCGAACGCGTCGGCCCGGAGGGGGCCGCATGACCCGCAGCGCCGCAAGCCAGCGGCAGGTTCTGGCGGCAGAGCCCCGCGCCTCGACCTGGCTGTCGGCCAATGCCGGATCGGGCAAGACCCGCGTGCTGACCGACCGGGTGGCGCGGCTGCTTCTGGGCGGGACCGAGCCGCAGCACATCCTGTGCCTGACCTATACCAAGGCCGCCGCGTCCGAGATGCAGAACCGGCTGTTCCGGCGGCTTGGCGAATGGGCGATGCTCGAGGAGGGCCGGCTGCGCGCCGCGCTGGCCGAGCTTGGCATCGACGGGGTGGTGAGCGCCGAGACGCTGGCCGAGGCACGGCGCCTGTTCGCCCGCGCCATCGAGACGCCGGGCGGGCTGCGGATCCAGACCATCCACTCGTTCTGCGCCGGCCTGCTGCGGCGGTTCCCGCTGGAGGCGGGCGTCTCGCCCGACTTCACCGAGATGGACGACCGCGCCGCCGAACTGCTGCGCGCCGAGATTGTCGAGGAACTGGCGGGCGGCGCGGATATCGGCGCGGTGGACGCGCTGGCGGGGCTGGTGGCGGGGGATGACCTGTCGCCGGTTCTGGGCGATTTGTGCCGGAACAGTGACGCATTTGCCAAGCCGCTGACCCGCCCGGCTGCGCTGGAGCTGTTCGATCTGCCGCCCGGCCATGACCGCGCCACGCTGCGGGCCGAGGTGCTGATGGGGGATGAGGCGGCCCTGCTGGCCGAACTGGTGCCGCTGCTGCTGGCCAGCGGCGCGAATGACCGCAAGGCGGGCGAGCGGCTGGCCTCGCTGGACATGGCCGAGACCGACTGCCTGACCGCGCTGGAAGATGTGCTGCTGACCGGCAAGACCGCCAAGGAGCCCTTCACCGCCAAGACCGGCAGCTTCCCGACCAAGGGGCTGCGCGAGGGCCCCTGCGCGCCTCTGATGCCGCGCCTGCAAGCGCTGATGCTGCGGGTGGAAGCGGCGCGGCCGCGGCGGATCGCGCTGGCGGCGGCAGAGCGCGCGCTGGCGCTGCACCGCTTCGCCGCCGCCTTCCTGCCGCGCTATCACGCGCGCAAGGCAGCCCGCGGCTGGCTGGATTTCGATGACCTGATCGCCCGCGCCGGGCGACTGCTGTCGGATCGCAGCGTGGCGCAATGGGTGCTGTTCCGGCTCGATGGCGGCATCGACCACATTCTGGTGGACGAGGCGCAGGATACCAGCCCCGGCCAATGGGCGGTGATCGAGCGGCTGAGCGAGGAGTTCACCGCGGGCGAGGGCGCGCGCGAGGGGCGGCGCACACTGTTCGTGGTCGGCGACAAGAAACAGTCGATCTACAGCTTTCAGGGCGCCGACCTGATCGCCTTCGACCGAATGCGCGACCAGTTCGCCGGCCGCTTCCAAGCCGTCGGCGCGGCGATGCAGGATCTGACGCTGGACCATTCCTTCCGCTCTGCCCCCGCGGTGCTGCGGGTGGTGGACCTGGCCTTTGACGGGCGCGAGGATCGCGGCATCGGCGGCGCGCCGCTGCATCTGGCCTTCAAGGCGGAAATGCCGGGCCGGGTGGACCTGTGGCCGCTGATCCCCAAGGCGGAACGCGAGGAACCAGAGGCCTGGGACGCGCCGGTGGACCAGCTGCCCCAGGCCCATCCCGCGGTGCAGCTGGCGCGGCGAATTGCCCGCTGGATCGGCGATACCATCGCCGCGGGCACGCAGATCCCAGTGCCGGGGGGAACGCGCCCGGTGCATGAGGGCGATTTCCTGATCCTGGTGCAGCGCCGGTCGGAGCTGTTCGCCGAGATCATCGCAGCCTGCAAGGCGGCGGGGCTGGCGATTGCCGGCGCCGACCGGCTGAAGCTGGGCGGCGAACTGGCGGTGAAGGACATCCGCGCCGTGCTGGCCTTCCTGGCAACGCCCGAGGATGACCTGTCACTGGCCGCCGCCCTGCGCTCGCCGCTGTTCGGCTGGACCGAGGCGCAGCTTTACGATCTGGCGCAGCCGCGCCAGGGCTACCTGTGGCAGGCGCTGCGCGGGCGCGCGGATCATGTCGAGACCCGCGCCATCCTGAACGACTTGCGCGACCGGGCGGATTTCCTGCGACCCTACGAGCTGATCGAACGGCTGCTGACCCGGCACGCGGGGCGAAAGCGGCTGGTGGCCCGGCTGGGGCCCGAGGCAGAAGATGGCATTGACGAGCTGTTGACCCAGGCGCTGGCCTTCGAGCGCAGTTCGGTGCCCAGCCTGACCGGGTTCCTGGTCTGGATGGAGGGCGGCGATGTCGAGGTGAAGCGCCGGCCCGAGGCCGCAGGCCACGCGATCCGGGTGATGACGGTGCATGGCGCCAAGGGGCTGGAGGCGCCGGTGGTGATCTTGCCCGACACCATCCGCGGCGAGCGCAGCAACGAGGCGCCGATCCTGCGGCTGGAGGATGGCACGCCGGTCTGGCGCACGACTGCCGACGAAACCCCGCCGGTGATGGCCGGGGCACGTGCGGCGGCACGGGCGCGGCAGACCGAGGAGCGGGACCGGCTGCTCTATGTGGCGATGACGCGGGCGGAAAGCTGGCTGGTGGTCTGCGGCGCGGGGGATGCGGGCAGCAGCGGCGATCAGTGGTGGAGCCTTGTGGCCGCCGCGATGGACAAGGCAGGGGCTGAACCGGCTGAGGCAGGCTTTGGCCCGATCCTGCGATCTGCCTCGGGCGCGTGGCCGGCGGATGCGCCGGCAAGTGCCCCCGCCGCGGCTCAGGCCGATATGCCGCCGCTGCCGGACTGGGCGCTGCGACCCGCACCGCCTGCCGTCGGCGCCGAAAAGCCGCTGTCGCCCTCGGACCTCGGCGGCGCCAAGGCACTGCCGGGCGAGGCGGCGCTGCTGGACGAGGATGCTGCCCTGCGCCGGGGCCGGCAGCTGCATCTGCTGCTGGAGCATCTGCCGGACTGGCCCGCCGAGGCGCAGGCCGAAATCGCGCTGCGGCTGCTGTCGGTAGGCGAGGACAGCGCGGATCCTGCAGAGATAGAGACTGTTCTGGCCGAGGCGCAGGCCGTGCTGACCAGCGAGGCGATGCGGCCTTGGCTGGGCCCGGACACATTGGCCGAGGTCGAGATCACCGCGCATCTGCCTGAACTTGGCGGCCGGCTGGTCCACGGCATCCTCGACCGGCTGTGGATCGGCGAGGACCGGGTGCTGGCCATCGACTACAAGTCGAACGCCGTGGTTCCTGCCCGCCCCGAGGACGTGCCCCCGGGCATTCTGCGCCAGATGGGCGCCTATGCCGCGGCGCTGGCGCAGATCTATCCGGGCCGCCGCATCGACACCGCGATCTTGTGGACACGCTCCGGCCTGCTGATGCCACTGCCTTGCGATATCGTGAGGGCGGCCTTGCAAGGAACCACCATCCCTTGACCTGCCCTGCCCGCGTCCATAGTTTCAGGGCCAACCCGTTTCATCAGGAGAAGACCGATGGCAACGCATGCCGTGACCGATGCCACCTTTGACGCCGAAGTCCGCCAGTCGGACATCCCGGTCGTCGTGGATTTCTGGGCCGAATGGTGCGGCCCCTGCCGCCAGATCGGGCCGGCACTGGAAGAGATCGCCACCGAGATGGCGGGCAAGGTCAAGATCGTGAAGATCAACGTCGATGAAAACCCCGACAGCCCGGCGCAGCTGGGTGTGCGGGGCATCCCGGCGCTGTTCCTGTTCAAGGACGGCCAGGTCGTGTCGAACAAGGTCGGCGCCGCGCCCAAGGCCGCGCTGCAAAGCTGGATCCAGTCAGCGATCTGATCGTCGTCGCAACTGCCGGGTTGGACGGGGCGCCGCTTGCGGCGCCCCTGCTGTTTCAGCGCAGGTCGGGAAATGCCCGCCGCGCGATGGCGCGCAGCGCGGCCAGGCGGATCTGCTGCAGCAGGTCGGTTCTGGCCGCCGCCGGCGGGATGCGCGCCCAGTCGGCAATGATCTGGTTGCGCAGCAGGAAGCCGATGCTGGCATCCTCGGGCCCTGCGAAATCGTAGCCCCGGAAGAAGGCCGCCAGCGCGCGCGGCGGCAGCACCTCGCCTTCGGGAATTTGCGCGGGATCGGTGCAGCAGACGGCAAAGTTCAGCAGCAGCCGCGCCACGTCATGCCCCACGGGGGCGCTT belongs to Frigidibacter mobilis and includes:
- a CDS encoding PAS-domain containing protein, whose translation is MPPNWAFALILVVTSVGSAFAALALLSALTPRRGPPRKLAEVEPVMEEAVFLFDDQALIDATAPARALIEATPLHGSDWARLCAFLGPQFERFESEMARLSERGAIELKGGGPAPLRLKAELISGLARITLSDPEAEGQGRMVDALSLRAMEDELAGLRETADAMPVLAWRQDRRGEVVWANRAYLLQSGALTGDPDDPCLWPLPHLFDLGPEAAPLQSGGTPLPARRMRLDLPGQDKPLWFDCHSFDSANGSISFALPADATVRAETALREFVQTLTKTFAHLPIGLAIFDRQRQLALFNPALIDLTTLGPDFLSGRPTLFSFLDRLREARMIPEPKDYRSWRQQMAKLEKAASTSQYHDTWTLPSGQTYQVTGRPHPDGAVALLIEDISAEVSLTRRFRSDLEMGQAVVDSLPEAIAVFSPAGMLVMSNVAYAQMWGTDPSTALGEVGATESMRLWQAGSLPNPIWADARDFISSIGPRVDWTGDAVLLTGQHIACRFQAIAGGATLAGFLPQGSDARLPLGPRRLRRRPDTTTPAAEPQGWGDFPCPEDAEQADRG
- the tsaE gene encoding tRNA (adenosine(37)-N6)-threonylcarbamoyltransferase complex ATPase subunit type 1 TsaE, yielding MNDALIAFPPAQPGSPAAPLRWVLRLPDAEATTALAQGLAPRLHAGDVLLLQGPIGAGKTHFARALIQALLATEGRAEDVPSPTFTLVQTYAAAGMEIWHADLYRLTSPAEAEELGLEDAFAEALCLIEWPDRLGSLAPANALTLDFAPEPQGDGRLLTITATDPCWHAILTEEPPMTGPARDAAAFIVAAGWGDAARSRLAGDASNRKYDRLIRADGTRAVLMDADPAKGEDVAPFLAVGRALLLRGLTAPDVLAEDRAQGFLLLEDLGDDLFARVLARDPAQEPELYAAATDVLTHLHGAPLPLGLRAYDAALMGKMAALALDWYLPGVTGARTDSAGFAGLVAALRDKLAPGEPVMALRDYHAENLLWLPGRTGIARVGLLDFQDAMAAPRAYDLVSMLQDARRDVPEAIEAEMVARYTAQNRLDPDRFCAEYAFCGAQRNLRIIGVFARLSMHYGKPHYVDLIPRVWGLLQRDLAHPALADLQAAVAATLPAPDAAGLQRIKEQAGCHPLR
- the addA gene encoding double-strand break repair helicase AddA, with translation MTRSAASQRQVLAAEPRASTWLSANAGSGKTRVLTDRVARLLLGGTEPQHILCLTYTKAAASEMQNRLFRRLGEWAMLEEGRLRAALAELGIDGVVSAETLAEARRLFARAIETPGGLRIQTIHSFCAGLLRRFPLEAGVSPDFTEMDDRAAELLRAEIVEELAGGADIGAVDALAGLVAGDDLSPVLGDLCRNSDAFAKPLTRPAALELFDLPPGHDRATLRAEVLMGDEAALLAELVPLLLASGANDRKAGERLASLDMAETDCLTALEDVLLTGKTAKEPFTAKTGSFPTKGLREGPCAPLMPRLQALMLRVEAARPRRIALAAAERALALHRFAAAFLPRYHARKAARGWLDFDDLIARAGRLLSDRSVAQWVLFRLDGGIDHILVDEAQDTSPGQWAVIERLSEEFTAGEGAREGRRTLFVVGDKKQSIYSFQGADLIAFDRMRDQFAGRFQAVGAAMQDLTLDHSFRSAPAVLRVVDLAFDGREDRGIGGAPLHLAFKAEMPGRVDLWPLIPKAEREEPEAWDAPVDQLPQAHPAVQLARRIARWIGDTIAAGTQIPVPGGTRPVHEGDFLILVQRRSELFAEIIAACKAAGLAIAGADRLKLGGELAVKDIRAVLAFLATPEDDLSLAAALRSPLFGWTEAQLYDLAQPRQGYLWQALRGRADHVETRAILNDLRDRADFLRPYELIERLLTRHAGRKRLVARLGPEAEDGIDELLTQALAFERSSVPSLTGFLVWMEGGDVEVKRRPEAAGHAIRVMTVHGAKGLEAPVVILPDTIRGERSNEAPILRLEDGTPVWRTTADETPPVMAGARAAARARQTEERDRLLYVAMTRAESWLVVCGAGDAGSSGDQWWSLVAAAMDKAGAEPAEAGFGPILRSASGAWPADAPASAPAAAQADMPPLPDWALRPAPPAVGAEKPLSPSDLGGAKALPGEAALLDEDAALRRGRQLHLLLEHLPDWPAEAQAEIALRLLSVGEDSADPAEIETVLAEAQAVLTSEAMRPWLGPDTLAEVEITAHLPELGGRLVHGILDRLWIGEDRVLAIDYKSNAVVPARPEDVPPGILRQMGAYAAALAQIYPGRRIDTAILWTRSGLLMPLPCDIVRAALQGTTIP
- the trxA gene encoding thioredoxin yields the protein MATHAVTDATFDAEVRQSDIPVVVDFWAEWCGPCRQIGPALEEIATEMAGKVKIVKINVDENPDSPAQLGVRGIPALFLFKDGQVVSNKVGAAPKAALQSWIQSAI